The Dreissena polymorpha isolate Duluth1 chromosome 9, UMN_Dpol_1.0, whole genome shotgun sequence genome contains the following window.
tgaaaaaaaaatctgataaagggagaaaactcaaactgaacttttgaaatgaccaaaaaaaattaaccccctttgtaagtttgttttttttttaaatctatttttagtcgtggcgaccttgacattggagatattgacgtgattctttcgtgggacacaccgtcccatgatggttaacaaatgtgccaaatgattttaaaatctcacaatgaatgacatagttatggccaggacaagctcatttatggccatttttgacctttgaactcaaagtgtgaccttgaccttggagatatcgacgtaattatttcgcgcgacacaccgtccaatgatggtgaacaaatgtgccaaatgattttaaaatctgacgatgaacgacatagttatggctcggacaagctcatttatggccatttttgacctttgaactcaaagtgtgaccttgaccttggagatatcgacgtaattatttcgcgtgacacaccgtccaatgatggtgaacaaatgtgccaaatgattttaaaatctgacaatgaacgacatagttatggcccggacaagcttattccgccagcccgccagcccgccagccagccagccagcccgccagccagccagcccgccagccagccagcccgcccgcattcgccaatctaataaccagttttttccttcggaaaacctggttaatgagccattttggccacatatatttgacctctgaccttggaggatgaccttgaccttgacctatcaccactcaaaatgtgcagcttcatgagatacacatgcatgccaaatatgaagtttctaacttcaaaatagcaaaagttattgcaaaatgttaaagttggcgcaaacagacagaccaacagaccaacagacagggcaaaaacaatatgtcccccactactatagtgggggacataaaaacttttaacctatccgttactcggTAAAATCTGCTATACACCAATCAactgtactaaaatagaaagaagaaataatacaaaaccGTAATATTAGTAAAGACTTACTCACTTAGTATTTGATATATgatatcatagtcattcaataagtcgcaaaatgctcgaatacaatttccaaagcaaaattagacttaaattgataactcaAAATACCAGTCAAACTGTTAAGTCTTAAAATCCAGGAAgccctgcattcacatcgaatgtatccttcgaattcaatccattgttgacattagcgaaGATTGAGTTAACAAATAACTCATATATCTTAAataacagtttctaaatagcccaacaagccgatgtatgctgtaagaaagttttgacacgagtgtatACATTCATGGGCGCCGATATTGTTGTATTACCTTgaggggtgtgtagaaataccgaaatccccgaccgaaatccccgtaattaccgtaATCCCCCGAAACCCCCAGAAATCTTCCGAAATCCaccttaatattgattatttatcaaatatgcggatattaaaatagaatattggaaaatacaataaaatcacttatgaaacattgtttttatccaagtttgatagtgaacaactaaaatatataatgtcggtaattacggggatttcggtatttctctAACCGAGCATTTTCTTAATCGGACTatctcggtcttttacataggttgccattgtgaagatatttttcatggtatcataacttagacgatgctgaaacagcatcgtcaacaACTGATTTTCCCGCGCCCGCCAAGTGTCTCCGTGATAAACGCGGTTAAAAAGAGATGTGTATTAAGCaacatttaattgtatattttaaatagatgatcttatttttgaaaatgatatTACATATTATCTATCCGTCGATATACCCCTTCATTTAAAGCATCTCTTTCATAGGGTAAAATCGTACCTCCAGTAGTGTCCCGGGTGTCGTGTACAACGCGTATATTGCGCACACTGGTATTGGAACCAGCGAGGTGGCCGCTATAACCCAGCCCAACCCGACCGCCCAGGGCTTGTAGACATAACCTTTGTAAGCCGGAGGGGTGTATGTGTACACTGTAAATCCCAGGGTCACCTGTTTTTATGTAAGAGAATGAGACATGAATGGACATTTACATACAAGTCCACTTGCCTACTCTGAAATGTTTGATTATACCTATTAGTAGTCTTGAGCTGGCAATCACGTTATTCTGAAAAAAACGTTACACAGTTATAATTTCaccgtaataactctaagttttcggactctatgtttttttatttcgtgtccgaacatatatatatacttgaaaATATGCCAAAATACGATGCCCAAATATTTGGAGACGCGCTGACAGTATACCTTATGCACTGAATGTTCTTGTATTGTTTATACCACATCTACTATTGGTACTTACGGCGCTTGATGAGTTTTCTTGTGTCAGAGCCACTGCTTAGTGAACTACGGTAAAActtatctttgttattttgataaataaatgacaaaatcaCTAGGCATTTAGAAAATTGCGTTGCATTTAGGCTATTTAAAATATAGCCCAtgatctttttgtttaaatgtttatatttttatactcaAAATTAACCGGTCAGAACGGATAAATTGTGTATTTTACGGGTATTTTCTTGACCAGTAAATTGGTTGTCCTGAAAGTCAAAGCCCTGTTACGTTCGAAACTTGAAGAGATTACTCGGATGCATTGATTTTCCTGTACCGGTATTGCAAAAGACAACAAATGAGAGAAAGGTGTATAACATAACTTCCCGAAGCTGTTTTCCAGCGGACGCGGACATTTTTAATCGTGGGATGCCTGGTTTGAAACCCGTACGACCATAATGTTGTTAATTTTGAAACGAAAGTCAATGGGTCGTGGTTGCATAAAAAAATGTGATAACGGACCTATGACACGTAATCTGTATTTGTAAGGTGAAAAGAAAACTATAGACGTAGGTGTCTATCAATATCCGAAAAATATCATGAACATACCAGAAGAAGGAGAGGTGTCAGGCAGTACCAGCAGAACTTGAAAATAATCGGTACGCGTTGCCCGGTCATCTCAAACACGTTTTTATCAATGTTGTGAACACCTGCGTTAAAATGTAAGACATATAAAGCACAAATGGTTATAATTAAGAAACAagtaatacaataaaaatgtaagacatataaaaaacaatgtaTTATCATTTAGAAATAAGTAATGAAATTAAGAGCAAATGCCTTGAAAAAAGTAATAGCATTTTCAAGTATGTTTCGAGTGTAAAACCGGTTCTTAAAGGTAATGATCCTCAATCCATGTTTGTTTTCTCCAGACCAAACGCGATTAATATCAGGAAATCATGTAGATTTTGAAGCTATAGGCCTTCTAGTATAGAACATAACACATTTTTGTCCCAATGTTTACAGTCTCTTACCGTATATAAGCGACATGACAAGCACCTCGATGAGAGCGAATATCGTCACGGAGAAAGTGGCCGCGTACCAGTCTACTAGTGTCAGTAGGTAAAATCCACCCTGTAAAAGGAAAAGCGCTGAAGACACTGATGTTCTTctctattgcataatcttagacgcaactcagttttcaaaattatgttacagctttttatatcgcaaggtTGAAATTGACACGActcattcacatttataaagagtgcgtcttaaagcacaggtcgagatgtgtgtacactttttatcctcatatttatgttatagatataattttgacaaaataacaacaatcgCAATTGGTTTCTTCACTGGCAACCATCtatagaattttggttgccttgctaaagaataacaagcctagaatcatgtacatgttgtgttatgtgtatctaatactttattgaTTTCTTAacattattgagcaacaattttgccgacatgacagatctttatttcatcatgtcttgttgtaagccggaattgaatcatttcttaggcctaattgatccacagtcgccaatttgtattctatctTTAATTGGATTGAATTGTTCAAGCTTTTAAAAGTTgtcctgctttttagcccaaatgtaaccaacttttgaaatttagtttcctgggcttaaatctattgGCCCGAGGCTAACAGGCAACAactaaacatgtaaaatattcaTGATGTatgatctgacagtgtattgaactcattcaatttgcaagtctgaagatattaaagggaccttttctcGTTTTGGTTAATTGGAAACATTTAACGatataataatttggagagttatgttgttgtcgttttattgtttcatactacgaggattgctaatataaagtataaaatacacctctcatggtatgagcacggatggccgagtggttcgagcccagttgagggtaaatttttataaaatatagaacttattgcttgtttatttaatttaaaagagattTGCCTTGTCTGCGACGTTACTTTGACGTTATATTCACTTTTAtccttttttcaaatcattaatagaaaagattatttaagcttcattttggaaaaaaacagggtttaatgcatatgcattaattgtcatcccagtaccagagactctctttaaacgaaaacaacaaattaaaaaagtgTCCTCCTTAATTAGCTTGTGttcattgcacaggctaatccgtatgcaccggcttatctgggacaccacttatttgaatgcattaatccccgttttccacgagagcagccaatatgtacagattttaatgacaaactagCCAATGTCGTCCCACTGGCTGTAatacactattgattacatacacgtACTGCTGTCTgctgctgtctgcagtgtaccagtggtagagtataaacaggcagatgtgattatcgttcctagcgtagtaagTTCCTATCGTATTTAACAGCAGACTGACCTGCAAAACACACTCTTAACCGAAGTCCTTCGCAAGGACtatgtatatgtataataagttttttaaacaatttatattaattcataaatattaaactaaatcgtataatctcgctttaagaaaGCAGAAACTATAGCAAAACATTGCCAACTCGATTAGCGAGGTTTGAACAAGCAGACATTATTCCAAAATCGTAGCAAACTCGCGAAGCAAAGGTTAAGAAAACTGATATCCAATTAGAAGCAAACTGGCTGGGCGAAGGTTAGGAAAGCAGAAATGGCAGTAAAACAGTGCCAAATCGGTGAGCGAGATTAAGTAAGTTGAAACGATACCGAAGTCAAAGACAACTCTGGGACAAAGGTTTAAAAgcagaaaataaagaaaaatcgTGCAAACTCGTTGAGCGCAGGTTAAGAAATCAGTAACgataccaaaacaaaacaatttggtTGAGATCAGGTTAAAAAAGCACAAATGATACCAAAGTCATAACCGACACGACGAGCGAATATCATAAAAGCAATTACCAAAGGCAAAGCCAATTTGGTGAAAGAAGGTTGAAAAAGCAGAAATGTATACCAAAACAAAGCCAACTCTGTGAGCGGAGGTTAAAAAACAGAAATGCCACTTGGCGAGCGAATGTTATGAAAGAAGAAATGATAAAAAACTTAGCCAAATGATGTAAATGAATTATTTATCTTAGTCACATTATCATCATTCTAGAAAAACAGATGTTTCTTCTATGACCGCAGTCATATAGTACACATTTGACGCCGAATCATATTCCATCTCTGTGAATGTATGCATACTTTGGTAGAAGTGGTAGGTACGAGTGGACTAGTGTCACCATCATATGATATTGCTTAAGTCTGTCAAGAGCAGTATTGCCAGCAGAAATGGTACCAAAATGCAAATCTCGAACCATCGGAGTAAAATAAGTTCCGATGTTATAATGATGCTAGAGATCGTGTGTCTAGAAATGAACACTGACACGTGCAATACAAGTGTGAGACCTCACCTACCTCTGTAACCATGGGGATAGCAAGGAGGAACGCGCACGTGATCACGCCAAGTGTCATAACGGTGGTCTTGCCCTGAAATAGCCTTGGAAACTCGTCCTTCAGTGCTGTAACTACAATCTCGTAGTTGGGAAACTGAAAAGTTTATTGTGTTTAGTATTAACTTGCTGTTATGAtactgttttcaatattttacataaatgtttGAACAGGGCTGtcgaaatcatattttttttgtattatggTGAATTATTTAGATGAACCTCTTTTCTTAAATGTGTCCTATATCATTTGAACAGTTTTCTTTGTAATTAATTAATGAGAAAGGATACACCTATCATAATACTAGTATAGCGACAGAATATGACATTTCAAACGTATCGCAGTCTGGCTGACTCGTTTAGTATCAATGTACTGATATGTTaatagtttttttaagaaaatcaaCATAACTTAATTAGTGATTGGTAAGGCGTGAAAAGTATTTTCCTTAGGctatatatgagaaaaaatataAGGGTACACtggttaaacataaatatttagtaaaaggTCTATTGAAGAAATTTTAACTTTCTAATTTTCAGGTGCTATTTACTAGTTTTCTTTGTATCTTCCCGGTCTCACCTGCGAATCAATTCCGAGGCAGACAGACATGAAGAAGAACAGTGCGGACCACAGTTGAGGGGGAAGCAGATAATTGGCAGCCTCGGGATAGGCGATGAACCCTAGACTGAACCCTGCAGAGGAGACAAGAAACAAgcgtaagtatatatatatatatatatatatatatatatatatatatatatatatatatatatatatatatatatatatatatatatatatatatatatatatatatatatatatatatatatatgtttatatatatatatatatatatatatatatatatatatatatatatatgagcctcgttcttggaaaactgtaATTAATggatatgcgttaagtgtcgtcccagattagcctgtggaggaAGAGTTTATAACAACACATTACTGAATTATTTTAtccattttaaatagtttttaccATGCTTTTAAAAGAGAGTTTCCTGTTTTCATGTGCGTGTATCTCGAATTTTACGAAGTGCGGGAGACTGCGGCTGCATTATGCAGGAATTTAGAGTGTGTCTCAAAGTTCCTAAGTATTTAAGTAACTAAAGCCATGAATATTTAGAcgactttcaaatatatatttaattacatgtatgcactgaattatattttatgtttgagaCGGTCTTGTGCTGTATAGTGGGGGGGAGGGGCAGAGAACCTAGAGGCAACCTAACTGTTCAGTATGGAgaccatcaaccaaactcacatgcgctgGAGCGGGATTGAGCCCGGGTCAACGAAGtgagaagcgagtgtaccaaccactgcgatAACTAGACGGCCTCTTTGTTCTGCAGATTATTCAATCGCTAAAGATATCAGGAAAGAAACTGGTGTGATGAGCTTAATGTGCAAGCCCATCGCGCGATAAGTTTCGCAAAGTTTTGTTTCAGTGACAATTAAACCATTAATGAAATTGATTAGATTTAACATTTTTACTATGCCCCCATTTAATAGCGTTGGTTATAATATTGTGAAAAATATACTTCTCTGCTTTGTGAATGTTCCAATAAACGGCACGAACATGAGGCACAAATCACTGACCGTTATTGGAATTTATGTTGATCATGCTGAACAATAATTTGTTATCAAGTTTAATTTAACGTTATTAAAGTAGGCCAATATTTCCACAATATATCTGTAACCTTTACTACACCTTTCTGGATttagtcaaaataaaaaaatatcagaagCCTGAAAAAGAACAGGCCGGGAGGTGCCTTTCATGAAAATTCGTCGGGTGATAAATGTTGTCCATTGTGAGTGACTTAATTGTGATGTTTCCACAATGTACTTAAATGCGTGCATCGGTCGAGTATgaggtgttttatttattattttgatgttAATATCAAGTCAAACTGTATGTTGTTGTATAAAACAGTCAAAAGCAAATAGAAATACGTCGAGTGTGTCTTTAGTTACGAGAACATTGGCACATGAAAAGGAGTCGGACACATTTTTAAAGGATGGCGCATACAATTGAAGAGGTTCACATATTTGAAATGGGTGTGGTAGAAGAAATGTAGGAGGACCCTCTGTCATTCTGCTTTAGCTATATGACGAATATATAGCGCCAGAGCGCTTCTATACCTGATTGTTGGAAGTCCGATATTTTCAGCCCCGACCTATAAGCCACGTGACCGAGAACAGAGAAGATAACGAAACCTGCCGTAAAGCCCGTGAGCAAGTCCATCAGACACACAAGTACCGCGTCCCTGTGGAAAAGAAACCAGACTAGTAAGCACGAGCACCGAGTccctttgaaattaaaaacagaCTCGTGTGCACAAACAATTCATCCCAGTGAATTTTAAACAGTCTCTCGTTAGCACACGCGTATGTGGAATAGAAACAAATGCAGATGCAAATTGTGAAGGTCGACTATTACCAAACAGGTAGTAAAGCGACAGTCTTCTTGGACCATATGATATCTTTATTTTCCTTCTCAGTTTAGGATACCTTTTTAGACAGTGAGTACGACTCTGAGTCTGTCCAAGGAGAAGACGTCGTTTTTTTTTACTTCCTCGCCCACTACCCTTAAACTTAACAATAACGCTGAGTCGGTGGCGTCTTCGCATTTATAAGCGTAAACCTTAATAACAAAACCATCTTATTTATGCATGTAACGCAGTCGCTGTACGTTTATTATGCAGTAGCGGTAAAAAACGCCATGGTCACAGTAAAGTCGCATAAGACATGTAAATAACGTTATTCGGACGCCGTTACATCGCCGGTGGTCGCCGCTTGAACGCAGATGGATTGTCGTATGAACGGGGTGAAAACACTAGGAGCATGGTTGGAGCGCCACGGACATGCATAGAAAACAGAGAACAGTACCCTCGACGTGATTGTTTTTGGATGTCTTTGAGAAGATTGTTGTTCTTACTACTATCGACTATCGGCGCTTATAAAAACCCTGACCGCTATGGTCGTAGAGATAACGCCAATCCGATGCGACAGGTGAATAAACTTAAAGCCGTTCCGTAATCGAGTTGTACACTTAATTCGCTGATTTTATCTGTCATTTGTGTGGTTAAAACCAAATAGGATTTGTATGTCTCACTTGAAAGTCAAAAGGGTGATCTTAACGAAGGAATGTTTAATTCCGTTATAAATTCAACATATACCCGTCACACAAGTTATTACCTTTTTTACAGAAAACAACTGAGGACATACTGTTTTTCTTAGCACAGCATTACATTTTTTCCCATTGCAACCTTATAATGGCATATTAATAATTGCTCGTTAAGCAACCCGATTTTAATGGGATGATCAGTACAAAATGGACCGATTCAAATACTGTTTGGTTTTGCGTCGTTTTCTTCTTTTAAAGTTCTGATAAGAGTATATTTTGGAGCGTTTAAAACGAACAGCTGAGTTCCAATTCAAAGCAAAACTTGTTTGTTGTAAACTGATAAATACATCAGTGCTCACCGATTACTTAAGATACTGTTTCTTTTGTACCCAATATGTTTTAGgtcaaatttaaaatgaaaaaatttacttggttatttctttttcatttttttattgtggGACTGTTGAGCTTAATTAAAGATTATTGTTTTGAAGAGTAACCGGAAGGTTTAAGATCGGATTTAAAATAAAACCGATTTGGTTTGGCTGTTCTACCTACATATAATTGATTTGCTTGACTGACTTGGATTCAACCGAATTATGGAAGGTCTGATTTAATGGAAGCCGATTTGATTTAAGGAACGTTTGGTATTACGAccgttttaatttttattaacaacacACAAAAATCGTATTCGCAAACTtgtaatttaaaagtatttgaaatCATACCTGGCACAGTTGTTGCTTAATTTGTTATAGCTTGCAAACGTGATCATCGCTCCGAATCCAGGCCCTATCGACCTGAATACTTGCATACATGCCTCCGCCCAGatctgaaaaaatataacaaattgtcaatcatttgtttcatttgtaaaccGCAAGATTTTGTTCTTCTGCCGTCTGATTttcgaaatgattgaatatatCTGGGACCATTTTGACGTAGTTCTACGGAATAGAAATATTTAAGCCATTCACATACAGGTCTACACAACTTCAAAACACAATTCTCCCTTATGCAATTAGTAAATCGAAAAAACTGTATCGCACAGCAACTGCGACTGTAAGACGTCAGAACAACGCTCTTGAGAGATATTAGTTTTGTTTAAGCGCTAACAACATGGTCGTTACCTGTTAATTGACCAAAACGGGCAACGGACTTACAAAAATGATATCGACCGGTGATGGCATTTCAAGCTTTTGAAGGTACCACTTTAACTTTAACACACATTCTATGCCTTGTACGTTAACATTTTACATTAACACTGAGACATCTTCCTTCATATCCTCTGTATTGTCTTCCTCCTCCCGCTCCACCTGCTAAGCCTCCTCCTCATAATCATCAGGAGTTTTCTCCTTCTTATTTATCGGACTTTTTTAATTCGAATTTATCTTATTATGTATGTGGGAACCTTACTTTTGTATCTTTGAGTTTACTCAGGTCGGGCATAATGTAGTATTTTATGCCGTCCACCGCTCCTGGTAGGATCGAGCCACGGACCAGAAATATAAACAGCATCACGAAAGGTCCGAGTACCGTAAAGTACACAACCTAAAAACATATAACATGATCATTTAATTTAGATTAAAAGACACTCTACTGAAAAAATACTGTCAGACGCgtacatttttttcaacaaaacctCAGAAACACATTGATGTATCACGATGTAGGATCTCAACGAACTATTTCAtgatgatacatgtacat
Protein-coding sequences here:
- the LOC127845053 gene encoding sodium- and chloride-dependent glycine transporter 1-like isoform X5 gives rise to the protein MARQRWGRRIEFFLTTIGFSVGVGDLWRFPFLVMKNGGGAFLIPIVIFNVLGAMPIVYLEMIMGQYSQSGAVSVWRVCPIFKGVGYGTVIATFLFSIYYAVIICWMLLYFVYSLFPKLPWASCDNEWNIRETCIVDRVAAATSNVTATTSPANVTSVLTTLVPTFSTMLNNATFSYDVELEKSETAAEQFFKYKALMLSEGLEELGGVNWPVFGCLVAIEALCFFCIFKGVKMSGKVVYFTVLGPFVMLFIFLVRGSILPGAVDGIKYYIMPDLSKLKDTKIWAEACMQVFRSIGPGFGAMITFASYNKLSNNCARDAVLVCLMDLLTGFTAGFVIFSVLGHVAYRSGLKISDFQQSGFSLGFIAYPEAANYLLPPQLWSALFFFMSVCLGIDSQFPNYEIVVTALKDEFPRLFQGKTTVMTLGVITCAFLLAIPMVTEGGFYLLTLVDWYAATFSVTIFALIEVLVMSLIYGVHNIDKNVFEMTGQRVPIIFKFCWYCLTPLLLLVTLGFTVYTYTPPAYKGYVYKPWAVGLGWVIAATSLVPIPVCAIYALYTTPGTLLERLQVNLRPNKLWGPPAEVREAESMHTQDRLLANEKSTITTPAFNTRL
- the LOC127845053 gene encoding sodium- and chloride-dependent GABA transporter 2-like isoform X11; the encoded protein is MFNNATFSYDVELEKSETAAEQFFKYKALMLSEGLEELGGVNWPVFGCLVAIEALCFFCIFKGVKMSGKVVYFTVLGPFVMLFIFLVRGSILPGAVDGIKYYIMPDLSKLKDTKIWAEACMQVFRSIGPGFGAMITFASYNKLSNNCARDAVLVCLMDLLTGFTAGFVIFSVLGHVAYRSGLKISDFQQSGFSLGFIAYPEAANYLLPPQLWSALFFFMSVCLGIDSQFPNYEIVVTALKDEFPRLFQGKTTVMTLGVITCAFLLAIPMVTEGGFYLLTLVDWYAATFSVTIFALIEVLVMSLIYGVHNIDKNVFEMTGQRVPIIFKFCWYCLTPLLLLVTLGFTVYTYTPPAYKGYVYKPWAVGLGWVIAATSLVPIPVCAIYALYTTPGTLLERLQVNLRPNKLWGPPAEVREAESMHTQDRLLANEKSTITTPAFNTRL
- the LOC127845053 gene encoding sodium- and chloride-dependent glycine transporter 1-like isoform X7, translated to MARQRWGRRIEFFLTTIGFSVGVGDLWRFPFLVMKNGGGAFLIPIVIFNVLGAMPIVYLEMIMGQYSQSGAVSVWRVCPIFKGVGYGTVIATFLFSIYYAVIICWMLLYFVYSLFPKLPWASCDNEWNIRETCIVDRVAAATSNVTATTSPANVTSVLTTLVPTFSTMLNNATFSYDVELEKSETAAEQFFKYKALMLSEGLEELGGVNWPVFGCLVAIEALCFFCIFKGVKMSGKVVYFTVLGPFVMLFIFLVRGSILPGAVDGIKYYIMPDLSKLKDTKIWAEACMQVFRSIGPGFGAMITFASYNKLSNNCARDAVLVCLMDLLTGFTAGFVIFSVLGHVAYRSGLKISDFQQSGFSLGFIAYPEAANYLLPPQLWSALFFFMSVCLGIDSQFPNYEIVVTALKDEFPRLFQGKTTVMTLGVITCAFLLAIPMVTEGGFYLLTLVDWYAATFSVTIFALIEVLVMSLIYGVHNIDKNVFEMTGQRVPIIFKFCWYCLTPLLLLVTLGFTVYTYTPPAYKGYVYKPWAVGLGWVIAATSLVPIPVCAIYALYTTPGTLLERLQVNLRPNKLWGPPADVREAESMHTQDRLLANEKSTITTPAFNTRL